The Arachis ipaensis cultivar K30076 chromosome B07, Araip1.1, whole genome shotgun sequence genome includes a window with the following:
- the LOC107609999 gene encoding aspartic proteinase PCS1 has product MASSTPLLLQTLIISITLLQFQTSNQQQPLLLLPLKQQTQQPSSNSRKLSFQHNVTLTVTLTVGTPPQNVTMVLDTGSELSWLHCNPVNNNTFNFFNSSLSSSYVPTPCSSSICKIRTQDLPIPVSCDSTTSKLCHVIVSYADSTSTEGTLAADTFSIGATPQPNTLFGCMESGYTTNPNEDSKSTGLLGMNQGSLSFVTQLGLPKFSYCISVGEGSSGILLFGATTAFPWLGPLQYTPLVKTTTSLPYFDRVAYTVQLEGIKVSDKLLQLPKSIFVPDHTGAGQTMVDSGTQFTFLLGSVYTALKNEFLNQTKGKSMLKVVEDPNFVFQGAMDLCYSVVGGGGGVAAEVPAVTMVFSGAEMRVSGERLLYKVNESMYCFTFGNSDMLGIEAYVIGHHHQQNVWMEFDLVNARVGFADTKCDLASQRLSPAS; this is encoded by the coding sequence ATGGCCTCTTCTACACCTCTTCTCCTTCAAACTCTAATAATTTCCATCACTCTTCTCCAATTCCAAACAAGTAATCAACAACAACCGCTCCTCCTACTTCCGCTGAAACAACAAACACAACAACCTTCTTCAAATTCTCGAAAGCTCTCATTCCAACACAACGTCACCTTAACGGTCACATTAACCGTCGGCACGCCCCCACAGAACGTTACCATGGTCCTCGACACAGGCAGCGAACTCTCTTGGCTCCACTGCAACCCCGTAAACAACAACACCTTCAACTTCTTcaactcttctctctcttcttcctaTGTTCCAACCCCATGCAGTTCTTCCATATGCAAGATTCGAACTCAAGACCTACCCATTCCGGTCTCCTGCGACTCCACCACCAGCAAACTCTGCCACGTCATCGTCTCCTACGCCGACTCCACCTCCACCGAGGGCACACTCGCCGCCGACACCTTCTCCATCGGAGCCACCCCACAACCCAACACTCTCTTCGGCTGCATGGAATCTGGGTACACCACAAACCCAAACGAGGATTCAAAATCCACAGGTCTTTTAGGCATGAACCAAGGTTCACTCTCCTTCGTAACCCAACTTGGCCTTCCCAAATTCTCTTACTGCATCTCCGTCGGCGAAGGCTCCTCCGGCATCCTCCTCTTCGGAGCCACCACCGCGTTTCCCTGGCTTGGCCCTCTCCAATACACACCTCTCGTCAAAACCACAACCTCCTTGCCGTACTTCGACCGCGTCGCTTACACCGTACAGCTCGAGGGGATTAAGGTTTCGgacaagcttcttcaacttcccAAGTCCATTTTTGTTCCCGATCACACCGGAGCGGGTCAAACAATGGTGGATTCGGGTACCCAATTCACGTTCCTTCTTGGGTCGGTTTATACGGCGCTAAAGAATGAATTTTTGAATCAAACGAAGGGGAAGAGTATGTTGAAGGTGGTTGAGGATCCGAACTTTGTGTTCCAGGGAGCCATGGACTTGTGTTACAGTGTTGTGGGTGGTGGTGGGGGTGTGGCGGCAGAGGTGCCGGCGGTGACAATGGTGTTTTCGGGGGCGGAAATGAGGGTTTCCGGTGAAAGGTTGCTGTATAAGGTGAATGAATCGATGTATTGCTTCACGTTTGGGAACTCGGATATGTTGGGGATTGAGGCTTATGTGATTGGGCATCATCATCAGCAGAACGTGTGGATGGAGTTTGATTTGGTCAACGCTCGAGTTGGATTTGCTGACACTAAGTGTGACCTTGCTAGTCAACGACTTTCCCCTGCTTCTTAA